A DNA window from Archocentrus centrarchus isolate MPI-CPG fArcCen1 chromosome 15, fArcCen1, whole genome shotgun sequence contains the following coding sequences:
- the phactr2 gene encoding phosphatase and actin regulator 2 isoform X2 produces the protein MGQTAVSAVSQTASVEGLEKSTSLPSCDVAVDSATNAQNAHASRQQRGKLSTLGKLFKPWKWRKKKTSDKFQDLSKVLERKISTRQTREELIRKGVLIPDQDEPVISENLNGHATSTLTPEEVKVDIESQETLLEKQATGPVSTEEKPAKSSHPKKTGCTTKSTSTPRARASKDTGTAAQNERTDGRTNRKSDTPISSSVPQKASAETLSPPADLKPPSLSSDTKPVSSKASSSDTGGAQGDCHSGLDPKSAPDSSTAGEDTHKGVAPETTGQSSHVNNSTEHTSFAEGEARSSSKSEKQGRTEEKPGGGGMKKGETENVVENSPRSGGGEAEKPQRPSVKTEHAEVTVIPDRPRDSQTSDSDSDGPILYRDEDEEEEDEEEDSNNSLASKIRRRDTLNIKLGNRPSKKELEEKNILPRSSETERHELRQQIGCKLVRRLSQRPTTEELEQRNILKQKNEAEEQEAKQEIKRRLTRKLSVRPTVAELVARRILRFNEYVEVTDAKDYDRRADKPWTRLTPADKAAIRKELNEFKSREMEVHEDSKQFTRFHRP, from the exons TTGAGGGTCTGGAGAAATCAACATCTCTGCCCAGCTGTGATGTGGCGGTGGACAGTGCTACCAACGCTCAGAATGCCCATGCATCACGGCAGCAGCGAGGCAAGCTGTCAACTTTGGGAAAACTGTTCAAACCCTGgaagtggaggaagaagaagaccaGCGACAAGTTTCAGGATCTTTCGAAAG TTCTAGAGAGAAAAATCTCCACTAGACAAACAAGGGAAGAGCTCATCAGGAAAGGAGTTCTCATCCCCGATCAAG ACGAACCAGTCATCAGTGAAAATCTGAACGGCCATGCCACATCCACTTTGACACCAGAGGAGGTCAAAGTCGACATTGAGTCTCAAGAAACACTGCTGGAGAAGCAGGCCACTGGGCCGGTCAGCACTGAGGAGAAACCAG CCAAGTCGTCTCATCCAAAGAAGACAGGATGCACAACGAAAAGCACCTCCACACCTCGTGCTCGTGCATCAAAGGACACTGGCACTGCAGCACAGAATGAAAGGACAGACGGAAGGACCAACCGGAAATCAGACACTCCGATCTCATCCTCTGTACCTCAGAAAGCCTCTGCAGAGACTCTTAGCCCACCTGCAGACTTAAAACCCCCTTCCCTTTCCTCAGACACCAAACCTGTCTCATCTAAAGCCTCAAGCAGTGACACAGGGGGAGCTCAGGGTGATTGTCACTCTGGTCTAGATCCTAAATCTGCTCCTGATTCATCGACTGCAGGTGAGGACACCCATAAAGGTGTGGCTCCTGAAACCACAGGCCAGTCTTCTCATGTCAACAATTCTACAGAACACACATCGTTCGCAGAGGGAGAGGCACGCAGCAGCTCAAAGAGCGAGAAACAGGGGAGGACGGAAGAGAAGCCAGGAGGAGGTGGAATGAAGAAAGGAGAAACAGAGAATGTTGTAGAAAATAGCCCGAG GTCAGGGGGGGGTGAAGCGGAAAAGCCGCAGCGACCCAGTGTAAAAACAGAGCATGCCGAGGTGACAGTGATACCCGATAGGCCGAGAGATAGCCAAACTAGTGACTCCGACTCTGACGGGCCAATCCTGTACCGGGAtgaggatgaagaagaggaggatgaagaggaggattcAAATA ACTCTCTGGCCAGCAAGATCCGCCGACGAGACACCTTGAACATTAAGCTGGGGAACCGACCCAGCAAGAAAGAGCTGGAAGAGAAAAACATTCTGCCACGGAGCTCAGAGACGGAGAGGCATGAGCTACGCCAGCAGATAGGCTGCAAACTAgtcag gCGCCTGAGCCAAAGACCAACtacagaggagctggagcagagAAATATTCTCAAGC AAAAGAATGAAGCTGAGGAGCAAGAAGCTAAACAAGAGATTAAAAGGAGGCTCACCAGAAAG ctgagtgtgaggCCTACAGTGGCAGAGCTCGTTGCTCGGAGGATTCTTCGTTTTAATGAGTATGTGGAGGTAACAGATGCCAAGGATTATGACCGGCGGGCTGACAAACCCTGGACACGGCTTACTCCTGCAGACAAG